From a region of the Spelaeicoccus albus genome:
- a CDS encoding glycerophosphodiester phosphodiesterase, whose amino-acid sequence MSEIVTRRVALGAALTAAGGLLVACSEDRRDVTPTQSTGLADKLQPPFFIAHRGGAARYPEHSMEAYDADAKAGFPIEQDVQLLKDGTPVIIHDSTADRTMTGHGKVKDLTLAQWEKMRIKPIKPGGKPVKPLQLKEVLDKFGGKHLLVPEIKSKDAKNALIESIVKRDLQRDVIVQSFYYEAAVAAAAKDIPTLWLSSDAPSDDKFKAAKSDGITYWGYDESLPPDAVKRAVHAGLKPVAWTVNTVGDARRQFKAGAVGVFTNNPWKLSKAHYG is encoded by the coding sequence ATGAGCGAAATCGTCACGCGGCGTGTTGCACTCGGCGCCGCTCTCACGGCAGCAGGCGGCCTTCTGGTCGCGTGCAGCGAAGACAGAAGAGACGTGACGCCGACGCAGAGTACGGGGCTGGCCGACAAACTTCAACCCCCGTTCTTCATCGCACACCGCGGCGGCGCAGCCCGATATCCGGAACATTCGATGGAAGCGTACGACGCCGATGCGAAGGCAGGATTCCCCATCGAGCAGGACGTGCAACTCCTGAAAGACGGCACTCCGGTAATCATTCACGACTCCACAGCCGACCGGACCATGACGGGGCACGGGAAGGTCAAAGATCTCACCCTGGCGCAGTGGGAGAAAATGCGGATCAAGCCGATCAAGCCCGGCGGCAAGCCGGTAAAACCGCTACAGCTCAAGGAAGTGCTGGACAAGTTCGGCGGCAAACACCTTCTCGTGCCGGAGATCAAGTCCAAGGACGCGAAGAATGCGCTCATCGAGTCAATAGTGAAGCGAGATTTACAACGCGACGTCATAGTCCAATCGTTCTATTACGAGGCTGCGGTCGCCGCGGCCGCCAAAGACATTCCAACGCTGTGGCTGTCGTCGGACGCACCGTCCGACGACAAATTCAAGGCAGCAAAAAGCGACGGCATTACGTACTGGGGGTATGACGAAAGCCTCCCGCCGGACGCCGTGAAACGTGCCGTCCATGCCGGACTGAAACCCGTTGCATGGACCGTCAACACCGTCGGCGACGCCCGCCGCCAATTCAAGGCCGGAGCGGTCGGCGTCTTCACCAACAACCCGTGGAAGCTGAGTAAGGCGCACTACGGGTAG
- the rfbB gene encoding dTDP-glucose 4,6-dehydratase translates to MRKLLVTGGAGFIGSNFVRYTLDHTDDQVTVLDKLTYAANRATLDGLPADRFKLVVGDICDADTVEQLIAESDAVVHFAAESHNDNSLSDPTPFVQTNLVGTFTLLEAARRHNVRFHHISTDEVYGDLALDDPERFTESTPYNPSSPYSSTKAGSDLLVRAWVRSFGLRATISNCSNNYGPYQHVEKFIPRQITNVLDGIRPRLYGQGLNVRDWIHVDDHSSAVLTILDKGEIGETYLIGADGEESNKHVVELILDAFGKDAGDYDLVTDRAGHDLRYAIDSTRLRSELEWQPRFGSFEQGLAQTIDWYREHEDWWRADKADTEAKYAKAGQ, encoded by the coding sequence ATGCGCAAACTTCTGGTCACCGGCGGCGCCGGATTCATCGGGTCCAATTTCGTCCGGTACACGCTGGACCACACGGACGATCAGGTAACGGTCCTCGACAAGCTGACGTACGCCGCCAACCGGGCCACTCTCGACGGGCTGCCCGCCGACCGATTCAAACTCGTGGTCGGCGACATCTGCGACGCCGACACCGTCGAGCAACTGATTGCCGAATCGGATGCCGTCGTGCACTTCGCCGCCGAATCACACAACGACAATTCACTCAGCGACCCGACTCCGTTCGTGCAAACGAACCTGGTGGGCACTTTCACACTTCTCGAAGCAGCTCGCCGGCACAACGTCCGTTTCCACCACATCTCGACCGACGAAGTCTACGGCGACCTCGCGTTGGACGATCCGGAACGGTTCACCGAGAGCACGCCCTACAATCCCTCCAGCCCGTACTCATCCACGAAGGCGGGCTCGGATCTGCTCGTGCGCGCGTGGGTGCGGTCGTTCGGCCTGCGCGCCACGATCAGCAACTGCTCCAACAACTACGGGCCCTACCAGCACGTGGAGAAATTCATTCCGCGGCAGATCACGAACGTGCTGGACGGCATCCGGCCGCGGCTGTACGGCCAGGGGCTCAACGTGCGGGACTGGATTCACGTCGATGACCACAGTTCCGCCGTCCTGACTATTCTCGACAAGGGTGAGATCGGTGAAACCTACCTGATCGGCGCGGACGGCGAAGAAAGCAACAAGCACGTCGTCGAGCTGATCCTCGACGCATTCGGCAAGGACGCTGGTGACTACGATCTCGTCACGGACCGAGCCGGTCACGATCTGCGTTACGCCATCGACTCGACCAGGTTGCGCAGCGAACTCGAGTGGCAACCACGGTTCGGCAGCTTCGAACAGGGCCTGGCGCAAACAATCGATTGGTACCGCGAGCACGAAGACTGGTGGCGAGCCGATAAGGCCGACACCGAAGCGAAATACGCAAAGGCGGGTCAATGA
- a CDS encoding cupin domain-containing protein, with amino-acid sequence MIRQPPAPDSPTVTVYFGDETESPDVGMVRVDVPAGAGMPTHKHSGSDVILTPISGFVRVVKGEESVDVHVGDAVYITRDEAVSLANPGTQPARLIVAAGPANFVAGIRAWPDPQRG; translated from the coding sequence TTGATCCGTCAACCGCCGGCGCCGGACAGCCCGACCGTCACTGTCTACTTCGGCGATGAAACGGAAAGTCCCGATGTGGGTATGGTGCGAGTCGACGTGCCGGCCGGAGCTGGAATGCCGACCCACAAGCACAGCGGCTCGGACGTGATCTTGACGCCAATCTCGGGTTTCGTCCGCGTCGTCAAAGGCGAAGAATCCGTCGATGTCCATGTGGGCGATGCCGTGTACATCACGAGAGACGAGGCAGTCTCGCTAGCAAATCCCGGCACCCAGCCGGCACGCCTGATAGTGGCGGCCGGTCCTGCGAATTTTGTCGCGGGGATCAGAGCCTGGCCCGACCCGCAACGAGGCTGA
- the rfbA gene encoding glucose-1-phosphate thymidylyltransferase RfbA: MRGIILAGGTGSRLHPITLGTSKQLVPVYDKPMVYYPLSTLILAGIRDILIITTPEDSSHFTHLLGDGSAYGIDLTYATQPDPGGLAQAFTIGADFIGDDKVALALGDNIFYGPGLGSQLQRFADVDGAAVFAYWVSNPSAYGVVDFDNNGTALSLEEKPENPRSNWAIPGLYFYDNDVIDIARTLTPSDRGELEITDINRRYLEQGKLSVSPLPRGTAWLDTGTIDALQDAGAYVRAVQARQGLNIGSPEEVAWRRGFLTDDELRKRAEPLVKSGYGSYLLELLEKPH, from the coding sequence ATGCGCGGAATCATCCTGGCCGGCGGAACCGGCAGCCGACTGCACCCGATCACTTTGGGCACCAGCAAGCAGCTCGTGCCGGTTTACGACAAGCCGATGGTCTACTATCCGCTTTCAACGCTCATCCTTGCCGGGATTCGGGACATCCTCATCATCACGACGCCCGAGGATTCGAGTCATTTCACGCATCTCCTCGGCGACGGAAGCGCTTACGGCATCGATCTGACGTACGCAACGCAGCCGGATCCCGGCGGACTCGCCCAGGCGTTCACCATCGGGGCCGATTTCATCGGTGACGACAAGGTGGCCCTTGCCCTCGGCGACAACATTTTTTACGGGCCGGGTTTGGGCTCGCAACTGCAACGATTTGCCGATGTGGACGGCGCGGCGGTGTTCGCGTACTGGGTCAGTAACCCGAGTGCGTACGGCGTCGTCGATTTTGACAACAACGGCACGGCGTTGTCGCTGGAAGAAAAACCGGAGAATCCCCGCAGCAACTGGGCAATTCCGGGCCTTTACTTTTACGACAATGACGTCATCGACATTGCCCGTACGCTCACTCCATCCGATCGCGGCGAGCTCGAGATCACCGACATCAACCGGCGTTATCTCGAACAGGGCAAACTCAGCGTGTCGCCTTTGCCGCGCGGCACTGCATGGCTCGACACCGGCACCATTGACGCGCTCCAGGACGCCGGTGCATACGTCCGTGCCGTACAAGCACGGCAAGGCCTCAACATCGGTTCGCCCGAAGAAGTGGCGTGGCGGCGCGGGTTCCTCACCGACGACGAACTACGCAAGCGCGCCGAACCGCTCGTGAAGTCCGGGTACGGCTCGTACTTGCTGGAATTGCTGGAAAAACCTCACTGA
- a CDS encoding Ppx/GppA phosphatase family protein: protein MRLAVLDVGSNTVHLLVVDAHPGARPIPATSERTELRLAQHLENDGSISNDGADALVRFVTDSLVVAEDHGAESVLAFATSAIREAPNGEVVLARVRSETGVDLSALSGDDEARLTFLAVRRWFGWSAGKILLFDIGGGSLELAVGADEVPDVALSLPLGAGRLTHDRLTGDPPEPDDIAAARKYVHAEIGKKAHDLTRVGPPDWVAASSKTFRSLARIAGAAPRADGIYTPRRLTKSALKEIVPKLGAMKATEREQLPAVSAARAGQMLAGAIVAEATMDVFGVDSLAISPWALREGVILRKLDLLDPLDDR, encoded by the coding sequence ATGCGCCTTGCCGTTCTCGATGTCGGATCCAACACCGTCCACCTGTTGGTCGTCGACGCCCATCCGGGTGCGCGGCCGATCCCCGCCACATCGGAGCGGACGGAGCTGCGGCTTGCGCAACACCTTGAAAACGACGGGTCGATCTCGAACGACGGCGCCGACGCGCTGGTGCGCTTCGTAACCGATTCGCTCGTTGTTGCCGAAGACCACGGCGCCGAGAGCGTGCTGGCGTTCGCGACGTCCGCGATCCGTGAGGCACCCAATGGAGAAGTTGTCCTCGCTCGCGTGCGGTCCGAAACCGGAGTTGATTTGTCGGCACTGTCCGGCGACGACGAAGCGAGACTGACCTTTCTCGCCGTCCGCCGTTGGTTCGGCTGGTCGGCCGGGAAGATCCTTCTGTTCGACATTGGCGGCGGCTCGCTCGAATTGGCCGTTGGCGCGGACGAGGTGCCGGACGTCGCGCTCTCCCTGCCGCTCGGAGCCGGCCGGTTGACGCACGACAGACTGACGGGGGACCCGCCCGAGCCCGACGATATTGCCGCCGCCCGCAAATACGTGCACGCCGAGATCGGCAAGAAGGCGCACGACCTGACCAGGGTCGGCCCGCCCGACTGGGTCGCTGCGAGTTCGAAGACGTTCCGTTCACTGGCCCGGATCGCCGGTGCGGCTCCTCGCGCAGACGGGATCTACACGCCCCGACGGCTGACCAAAAGCGCCCTGAAAGAGATAGTTCCGAAGCTCGGCGCGATGAAAGCTACCGAACGTGAACAGCTTCCGGCGGTGTCCGCCGCGCGAGCCGGGCAGATGCTTGCCGGTGCCATCGTCGCCGAAGCGACCATGGACGTGTTCGGCGTCGATTCGCTGGCAATCAGTCCATGGGCCCTGCGTGAGGGGGTCATCTTGCGCAAACTTGATCTGCTCGACCCGCTCGACGACCGGTGA
- a CDS encoding sugar nucleotide-binding protein, translated as MSASAGQVFGRDLEVTDTPVPGLKVVSLPVHGDNRGWFKENWQREKMVGLGLPDFGPVQNNMSFNEKVGTTRGIHAEPWDKFVSVAAGRIFGAWVDLRDGDSFGAVYTAEVDAGTAVFVPRGVGNAFQTLEPNTVYSYLVNDHWSAEAQTEYTFLNLADPTVDIPWPIGLAQAELSDKDKAHPMLAEVTPMNPKKTLILGAGGQLGRALQEVFPGATALTREQFDVTDPNAYADMDWRGVGTVLNAAAYTKVDEAETDEGRRAAWSANVTAVGQLVLAAREHNLTVVHVSSDYVFDGTKETHSEDEPFSPLGVYGQTKAAGDVLVSTLDRHYIVRTSWVIGDGNNFVRTMQSLADKGIDPGVVNDQIGRLSHTDNLAAGIKHLIDSGAPFGTYNLSDDGASVSWADVAKEAFAEVGADPGRVTPVSTADYFGDKAHAPRPHFSTLDLAKIKATGYTPQPFAG; from the coding sequence ATGAGCGCCTCCGCCGGGCAGGTGTTCGGCCGTGACCTAGAGGTCACCGACACGCCGGTCCCGGGCCTCAAAGTCGTCAGCCTCCCCGTGCACGGTGACAACCGTGGTTGGTTCAAGGAGAACTGGCAACGCGAAAAGATGGTCGGCCTCGGCCTGCCGGACTTCGGGCCGGTGCAGAACAACATGTCGTTCAACGAGAAGGTCGGCACCACTCGCGGCATCCACGCCGAGCCGTGGGACAAGTTCGTCTCGGTGGCGGCCGGCAGGATCTTCGGCGCCTGGGTCGACTTGCGTGACGGTGACTCGTTCGGCGCCGTGTACACGGCCGAAGTGGACGCCGGAACCGCAGTGTTCGTACCGCGCGGCGTCGGCAATGCTTTTCAGACGCTCGAGCCGAACACTGTGTACAGCTACCTGGTCAACGACCATTGGAGCGCCGAGGCGCAAACCGAGTACACGTTCCTCAACCTGGCCGACCCGACCGTGGACATTCCCTGGCCGATCGGCCTGGCTCAGGCGGAGCTTTCCGACAAGGACAAAGCACATCCGATGTTGGCCGAGGTCACGCCGATGAACCCGAAGAAGACTCTGATCCTCGGGGCTGGCGGCCAGCTCGGAAGGGCGCTGCAAGAAGTGTTCCCCGGCGCCACAGCACTCACGCGTGAGCAATTCGACGTCACGGATCCGAACGCGTACGCCGACATGGATTGGCGCGGCGTAGGCACCGTGTTGAACGCGGCTGCATACACAAAGGTGGATGAGGCCGAAACGGACGAAGGCCGCCGCGCAGCATGGTCGGCCAACGTCACGGCCGTCGGCCAATTGGTGCTGGCGGCACGTGAGCACAACCTGACGGTCGTCCACGTGTCATCGGACTATGTATTCGACGGCACGAAGGAAACGCACTCCGAAGACGAGCCGTTCAGTCCGCTCGGAGTGTACGGACAGACAAAGGCCGCCGGCGACGTTCTCGTTTCGACACTCGACAGGCACTATATCGTGCGCACCAGCTGGGTGATCGGCGACGGCAACAACTTCGTGCGCACCATGCAGTCGCTTGCGGACAAGGGCATCGACCCGGGTGTCGTCAACGATCAGATCGGCCGGCTCTCGCACACCGACAATTTGGCGGCCGGCATCAAACACCTGATCGACTCGGGTGCGCCGTTCGGCACGTACAACCTGTCGGACGATGGGGCATCCGTCAGCTGGGCGGACGTGGCCAAGGAGGCATTCGCCGAGGTAGGTGCCGATCCCGGTCGCGTCACGCCGGTGAGCACTGCCGACTATTTCGGCGATAAGGCACACGCGCCGCGCCCGCACTTCAGCACTCTCGATCTTGCCAAGATCAAGGCAACCGGGTATACGCCGCAGCCTTTCGCGGGGTGA